The Balearica regulorum gibbericeps isolate bBalReg1 chromosome 5, bBalReg1.pri, whole genome shotgun sequence genome window below encodes:
- the EIF2B2 gene encoding translation initiation factor eIF2B subunit beta isoform X1, with amino-acid sequence MGKMNGGSGSGACACGARPGRSTAPAMPGAAERGSELSEQIEAFVARLRGGGERPRSEDTARQTLSLLRKIIAHGRWNCAGELMDLIRTEGQRMTAAQPSETTVGNMVRRVLKVIREEYGRLHGRSEESDQQESLHKLLTSGGLSEDFRTPYPPLRANVIEAINELLIELEGTTDNIAMQALEHIHSNEVIMTIGYSRTVEAFLKEAARKRKFQVIVAECAPFCKGHEMAVRLSKENIETTVMSDAAIFAVMSRVNKVIIGTKTILANGALIAVSGTHTLALAAKHHSTPLIVCAPMFKLSPQFPNEEDSFHKFVSPQEVLPFTEGEILAKINVHCPVFDYVPPELITLFISNIGGNAPSYIYRLMSELYHPDDYEL; translated from the exons ATGGGAAAGATGAACGGCGGAAGTGGAAGCGGTGCGTGCGCCTGCGGAGCTCGGCCGGGCCGGAGTACCGCCCCCGCCATGCCGGGCGCCGCCGAGCGCGGCTCGGAGCTGTCGGAGCAGATCGAGGCCTTCGTGGCGCGActgcggggcggcggggagcggccgcGTTCCGAAGACACGGCGCGACAGACGCTGTCGCTGCTGCGGAAGATCATCGCGCACGGGCGATGGAACTGCGCCG GGGAGCTCATGGATCTGATACGGACAGAGGGCCAAAGGATGACAGCAGCCCAGCCGTCTGAGACAACCGTGGGCAACATGGTGCGACGAGTGCTGAAGGTCATTCGGGAAGAGTATGGCAG GCTTCATGGCCGCAGCGAGGAAAGCGACCAGCAAGAATCTCTGCACAAACTCCTGACTTCTGGAGGACTGAGCGAGGATTTCAGGACCCCTTATCCTCCCCTCAGAGCTAACGTTATTGAAGCTATTAACGAGCTGCTAATAGAGCTAG AGGGCACCACCGATAACATTGCTATGCAGGCGCTGGAGCACATCCACTCCAATGAGGTGATCATGACCATTGGCTACTCGCGCACCGTTGAGGCcttcctgaaggaagctgcCCGCAAGCGGAAGTTCCAGGTCATCGTGGCGGAGTGTGCACCGTTCTGCAAG gGTCATGAAATGGCTGTCCGACTATCTAAAGAGAACATTGAAACTACTGTCATGAGCGATGCAGCTATTTTTGCTGTCATGTCTCGAGTCAACAAG GTCATCATTGGTACAAAGACAATCCTGGCCAACGGCGCCCTGATTGCTGTGAGTGGGACTCACACTCTGGCActggcagctaaacaccactCCACTCCGCTCATTGTGTGTGCCCCCATGTTCAAGCTTTCACCTCAG TTCCCTAACGAAGAAGATTCATTCCACAAGTTTGTGTCACCACAGGAAGTGCTGCCGTTCACAGAAG GGGAGATCCTGGCAAAGATCAACGTTCACTGCCCAGTGTTTGACTACGTCCCTCCAGAGCTCATTACTCTCTTCATTTCTAACATTGGGGGTAATGCGCCTTCCTACATCTACCGCCTCATGAGTGAGCTCTACCATCCAGATGACTACGAACTGTAA
- the EIF2B2 gene encoding translation initiation factor eIF2B subunit beta isoform X2: MGKMNGGSGSGACACGARPGRSTAPAMPGAAERGSELSEQIEAFVARLRGGGERPRSEDTARQTLSLLRKIIAHGRWNCAGELMDLIRTEGQRMTAAQPSETTVGNMVRRVLKVIREEYGRLHGRSEESDQQESLHKLLTSGGLSEDFRTPYPPLRANVIEAINELLIELEGTTDNIAMQALEHIHSNEVIMTIGYSRTVEAFLKEAARKRKFQVIVAECAPFCKGHEMAVRLSKENIETTVMSDAAIFAVMSRVNKVIIGTKTILANGALIAVSGTHTLALAAKHHSTPLIVCAPMFKLSPQGRSWQRSTFTAQCLTTSLQSSLLSSFLTLGVMRLPTSTAS; the protein is encoded by the exons ATGGGAAAGATGAACGGCGGAAGTGGAAGCGGTGCGTGCGCCTGCGGAGCTCGGCCGGGCCGGAGTACCGCCCCCGCCATGCCGGGCGCCGCCGAGCGCGGCTCGGAGCTGTCGGAGCAGATCGAGGCCTTCGTGGCGCGActgcggggcggcggggagcggccgcGTTCCGAAGACACGGCGCGACAGACGCTGTCGCTGCTGCGGAAGATCATCGCGCACGGGCGATGGAACTGCGCCG GGGAGCTCATGGATCTGATACGGACAGAGGGCCAAAGGATGACAGCAGCCCAGCCGTCTGAGACAACCGTGGGCAACATGGTGCGACGAGTGCTGAAGGTCATTCGGGAAGAGTATGGCAG GCTTCATGGCCGCAGCGAGGAAAGCGACCAGCAAGAATCTCTGCACAAACTCCTGACTTCTGGAGGACTGAGCGAGGATTTCAGGACCCCTTATCCTCCCCTCAGAGCTAACGTTATTGAAGCTATTAACGAGCTGCTAATAGAGCTAG AGGGCACCACCGATAACATTGCTATGCAGGCGCTGGAGCACATCCACTCCAATGAGGTGATCATGACCATTGGCTACTCGCGCACCGTTGAGGCcttcctgaaggaagctgcCCGCAAGCGGAAGTTCCAGGTCATCGTGGCGGAGTGTGCACCGTTCTGCAAG gGTCATGAAATGGCTGTCCGACTATCTAAAGAGAACATTGAAACTACTGTCATGAGCGATGCAGCTATTTTTGCTGTCATGTCTCGAGTCAACAAG GTCATCATTGGTACAAAGACAATCCTGGCCAACGGCGCCCTGATTGCTGTGAGTGGGACTCACACTCTGGCActggcagctaaacaccactCCACTCCGCTCATTGTGTGTGCCCCCATGTTCAAGCTTTCACCTCAG GGGAGATCCTGGCAAAGATCAACGTTCACTGCCCAGTGTTTGACTACGTCCCTCCAGAGCTCATTACTCTCTTCATTTCTAACATTGGGGGTAATGCGCCTTCCTACATCTACCGCCTCATGA